The window CATTATATTAGAGAAGTCGAGCAAGGATTAGCTGATGTGGATGGACATCAAGGTGAAGTTGCACACTCGCAGCATGATGCTCATCCAGACCTTGTTGAATTTTATGAACATATCTTTTGATGGAGATGGGAATGCATATCTCCAAAGCCACTAGCTGATGTAGAACACATGGTTGGATTGAGGCCTGTAAGCATAATCCAACACACTGTTGCATTCATTTCAGActgattgatttcagtgggacttatgcATACTGTATGTGTAAATATAAAGTATAAATATAAAGCATTGCACTGTTTAGagttaataatttatttattttttaaaataggagtgaACATCTCTGTTACAGAAATGAGAGATTGTCTCTATCTGGGGATACCTCTTGCTTTAGTAACGACAGTTATGATAATTTCCTTGGTGAAAAATATTTTATACtacttaaaagaaaagaaacaaaaaggtaAGCGAATGCAAATCTGGGCTTGCAGGGTGCAAATGTTAGAAAAAAGTGCTGATGAGGTTTTGGGGCACTTTATTATCCCCAACTTGTCTTGTAAAGTGTTATTTTTCTAATGAAATTACTTCAATGATTTGATGCATTTAATTATTGTATCAGTGTTGCCTAAGGATAAAACCACAAATAATTTTCAgcgttttattttgctgttaacAAACAGACTAGATGCAAGCACAGATAATTTCAGTTAAATGCTATCTGGATTGGTCAGGTAGGTTAAAATCGAAATATAAAGATTTGTTTACATCCAATATATCAGTAACATAAGACGAGGATTAACTTCTCATGCATGGAGTACCTGCTTTGCCTAGACAAATCCCCACACTTCATCATAGTTAAATAATCTCATGTACCATGCTGGGAAAAACCTTTGTCTGAGACCTGCCAAATCAGAGTAGATTCCCTAGatcggggtaggcaaccttggacctccagctgctgttgaattacatctcacatcatccccagtcacaatttaatgtggttgggaattatgggagttgtagttcaacgacaACTGGAGAGCCAGGGTCCCCTACCTGAATGCCAAGATCATGTATGCAGACTAAAGTATTTTAGTGTAgaaattaaatagtcctttagaCTATTtcttgagtagtactattgattaacttagtctggataggtGTTCATTGATTGGAGCAGGAGGGAATTTTTGAAATCTTCaagcatttattttaactaaaatAATCTGAAGAAAGACACAGACAGCTGTAATACAAACTACTGAGTTTTGCAGGTAGAAGGCAGGAAATACAGTGGCTTTGTAGAACGCAATAAGGCACTTTGTTGTACGTCATAAAAATGGCAGAGAACGATAATTCAGCATAGAGTTAGATAAGAGTAAGTAGTAGTGCTCCAGCTGGTCCCTGGTTGGGAGAATCTGATCAAGGAAGTTTGAATTGATTTTTACTGAGTCATGGAAGTATACAAGTTTGAAACCTTTAATTGTATTTGACAAGTGTTTTGTTCATTTAAAATGAGgatacaagattttttttaaaatggattttccaCCTCACTCTTTTGTTGCTCCATTAATTATATGATGTAGACTGTGATTGTAATCACACTGATCATACCAACAGATGTAGGGACTGGTAGTTGTTCCAGTTTAATTAATCTTTTTTGGTGTCTGAGGAAGAAAAGTAAAATGGTGCTCCCTTCCATTAATTAGCACAGGGCACAATCAACTGGTGGAAATGTAAATTAACTAATGGGGTTTTATTCGAatggcttgtgcaggagaacttccaggggagggggcagattaTCCCAGTACTTAAGGTATGAGGGAAAGGTGGGGGAGAGGCTTCAACACAATCCACAAGCTGCactccctgatttcctcccagTCCTGGCTCCTTTGTAGCCTTCTAAAACAATAGCTAAGGGAGTTCACACAATttatgcagggggtgggggttggcccCTCTGACCCCCGTGTAATTTGATCGCAAAGGAATTATGCCTTGTCGATAAGATCTATTCTCCTAAAGGTGCTCACATTCCACTGCTTCACTTTGCCTCTTGGAAGGTCCATCTGAGATTAGGGATAGGGATACCCATCAGTAGTAGGGCTGCCCCTGGAAGGATAATTTTTTGTTGGGAGTAGACAAAATTTCAGAATGAAGTTAAATTTTGGATAGAAAAAGTAAAAAATGTTAGCAACTTTTCTGAAAGAAACATTTGATGAGAGATTGGCCACTTCTGCTTATGCAGTGGAGAATGCGAGTGCTACTGCTGTCAAAATATATTCTAGATGAGCAAAGCTAGtgcccagccctgctggatcagggctagTCCAGAAACCTGTTCCACGCAGTGACCCAtaagatgcctcttggaagctcgcaggcaagagctgagggaatgccctctctcttgctgttgttcccctgcaactggtattgagaggcatcctgcccctgaggttatagccaccagactagtaggcattgatagatctgtcctgtGGGTCACTGTTCCCATTTACTCATGGAAAATAGCAGGACAGAAAAGTGTGGGTGGGACAACTTTTAGAAAAGAAATTATAAAACCATAAAATGCCTACTCTTGTTCAGTTTTCCTGAATtgttcatattttaaaatgtattccaGGTAAAAATTTTGAAAACTATCAGGATTATAGTCCAAGGTATGggaaattttaaacaattttcttTCTTATGGCAATGGAAAAAGATGGAAAAGTAATTGGACTGGTATTGTGTTGTgttaaatgttatttttagatAATGGTTATTGGCTGCCACCTAGTCTGTCAGTCATATTCTTACTTATCTTATATTAAATACAAAcaaggaagaaaaacaaaccaCTTGTTTTCAGGGGCCAGCCCATGTTATAGCGGTACCTCAGGCAAGGTGGCAAATGCCGCCTTGTCCCACGCCTCCTAGTGGGCCATCCCATCCCCTATTAAAAACCAACTCTTTTGTAATGACCTGTGTTGGCCGGATGCCCAGCAGCTGCGAAATCATCCCttccagaggggaagggagagctgacAGATGCAATCAGACAGGAACAGAGATGAAGTGTAGTCCAAACATTGCAAAAGGTCAGCACCGGGAATTCCACAGATGtcaggatttggggtggggggcacgaaTCATAGTCagtcaaaacaaaacaggttCAGATTCCAGGGTCAAGGCGGCTCAGGGTAAAGGCTGGTCACCAcgattgtttccagcacagatccggctttcaggctgctctaaataggttGTGTGCAGAGAGTCCCGCCCATCACAGCAGCTgtgccttgtcagggagatgcagccaggtcagagctggaacacctgttccttctggctagTCTCTCCGACCTGTGGTATTCTTCCCTTTGAGCCTGTACTCTGCCCACACATCACTGCCGGGGATCTGGGACAGGCACCTCAACTTCAGAGGCCTCGGAGGCTttatcaggaggaggaagagaaggagacagAGAGGCTTGCAAGCCTGCCAGCTCTGGCTCTGCTAACCAGAGTTTCAACCTGCCCCCcgcctgctctgggtcttcatctgaggaatcctcctccacgacCCCCATGGGGGTCATCACAACTTGCAAGCTTGAAAGTGAGGAAGAGGGAATGTGCCAGCATCCCCTTCTTATGCTTCTCTTAAGCTATGCAAGGGCTGTGAAGAGAAGAGGGTAGCCTTCTCCCCATGCTCCACGCAAAGTTTTTAAAGGTCAGATATTGGCCCTGAAGAGATGTTTGGATGGCAGCAGCATAGGAGAACTTGGCTCTCTTACTGGTGTGTCCCATTAATCCACTGCTTGAGGTTACTGCTTCCACCCACCTCATGAAAGAGTCACCTCTGCCTGCTTTATATAACTAataaaacattctaaatatatTGTAGGTAATTTTGTCCAGGCATTCTCAGACACAGTATAACTatagatttttaaattgcttttgcaGCAATGGTGAGGTTTATACAGAAGAATGTCCTGTTTATGACAATCTCAATCACCATCAAGAGATTCTCAGTAAGTTGCATTTAAGACTGTCCATTTGCTGCATTTAGGATAATGTAACTAAATTAAACCAAACCACTGTTTGAGGGGCTGAGAGGAAAGATTTGACTATATCTTCTTTTCTTTTGCGAAGTGACAGAAGGCTGCAGTTCTAagcacacacagggacacatgttttgcatgtacGTACATTTAGGTTTTGGACGGAGGAAGCTAAATTTGCTTTCTTTTGTACAATTCAATACAAATAAttttctatcatatttttatagttTAGGGAATTCGCTTGATTATATTCATATTTTATAACATATTCAATGATGTATATTTAGTTGGAAAAAACCAGCAGCTTAATGCAGGACTTTTAAGCCATGCATTGCATTACTCAActattcattttttgtttttttacaaatttCCAGATGAAAGTTGCTATGAACAAATGAGTGCTCATCCCCAGACACCCACCCATGAAATACAGGTATTATTACCAATACAATGGAGCTATGCTTTCTATACAGGGGGCTTGTTTGGATGATACTGCCTGAGCAGCCTGCCAAATCATGTGGGGGCAATCACGTATGCATAGCTTTTCCTGAGATGGTGAATGTGGTTAGCATCACCTGAGACCTGCTGCTGGAGCCAGAGTCAGGACCAGAGCTCAGAGCCATATTTTGCAGCATGCCAGaggtggagagagggaggagaaggggtggATAGATCGATGAAGTGGTTGAGGAAGGCTGCAATGTAGCAGGGGCAGCTTGGGCACTATTAAAGTTGAGGGGCTGCTGGCAGTCTTCCCTCTTTGCTCAGAGCCCTTGCAGAGCCTTGCAAAGGTCAGATggaaacataggagcataggaagctgccttatactgagtcagaccattggtccatctagctcacaattgtctacactgacttgacagtggcatctccaaggtttcgAGCAGAAGTCTTTCTCCCAGCCCTagttggagatgacagggattgatcatgggaccttctgccttcaaagcagatgctccatcactgagcgtcagccccatccccaaagctcCCAATCTGACAGTTGCAAGGCTCTGCAAGAGCAGAaaaagggaaggttgccagcaggccCCCATGAGTTGATTTTGCAAAGACTTTGTAACGGTTGGATGGGATGGTCCTAATCTGACCTTTGCAAGGCTCTGCAAGGGTGCAGCatgaagaggaaaggttgctagcaGCCAAGGGTGGAACTGTAAGAGCGCCCTTCACTGGGGGGGCTCTGAGTCTCCAGGAGGAGCCACAGAGCTCTCCCCTCCCGGTGGCTTCTGCCGCTGTCCACCTTcagccagcagctgcagccagccacctcCTTCAGCCGTGCTCACCTGGCTGTGTTCATCCTTCTTCCATCAGTGGAGCCTGGATAGAAGGAGGATgggcgcagtgagcagcaggaggcagcagctggcagcagcagtggctgcaggtgGCTGGCACTGTGGGAACTCTGACCCGAGTGTGTGCTGTGAATGGGAGGGCCGCCCATGTTCTGAACACAGGCCGCTCTCCCCTCCCTATGCCCCTGAGCAGCCTCTCTCCTCATGTGGCACCCTTGCAATGGTTGCGATGGCTGCATCAGCTtgtgatctgacccttgcaagacCTTGGAGGCAAAGTGAGCCTCCTTTATCTGGCAGTTGTGGCAGCAATCAACCTAGCTCTTCCTTCTGCTTCTCACTGCTTCCTTGTCCTTTGCCTGTTCAGAAAGCAGAGGGTGGGGAAATTGGAGCGGCAGAAAGTGTGCTTAATCAATTCCTGGCACTATAACCTTCCCTGCCCTCCATCTCTTGAACAGGCAGAGGATCGGAtgtggcagggtgggagggaggaagagtgatggagagcagcagcagcttgtgtGCCACATTAACCAGTGCTTTTTTTGTATACTCATACAGCTGACCTTTTACTTGGAGGTGTGAAAGGGATCATAGGTAAAGAAAAGACTATTAAAGCCAATTATTATTGTTTCTAATAATAGCCACCAGTTGAGCGCCAAATGTGCTATGCTTCACTGGATCACAGCGTTAAAAGAAAGCAGAAGAACCTTCGGAAAAAGAAATACCCCACAGTGGAAGTGGAAGACCAACTTCCCAGAAGCAGCTCCATGCCCTTCGACTCCTGCATTTATCTCAACAGTGAACAGCTGAATGCTGAAAATAAAGCATCTGAAGACAATACCCACGATGATCCTCAGAGGCCATTTGGTTTAATTCATGCAACAAGTGATGTCAACTTTTAAGAGGAACATGGCCTAGCTAAGTAATTGTGGCAGGTAAAATAGATAGACGAAAATGAAGGTAAACAATCAACAACTGGGATTGAAGACTGGTAATTAAGAAACCAAACTAATTTGAGCTGAATGGGAAGAAAGATATCTTCAAACTGCATGCAAGTGGTAACCCCATATTAATCCAAGGTTTACAAAGCAGAGGTTCTAGGACCATTGCTGAGGAGATGTATACAGTTCTGAGAGAAAAGGGTCAGATCCATttagcctcaaaaggtaattgccaATGTTGTGTATTTCTTAGGCACTCTTTCATAGGTTAATATTTTATTTCCAACCAAAACATCTCAATACAGTCTCATGTGGCATACCGCTCTATATGTTTTGAATGTTTCTTCCGAAGTGCTACGAAGATGGAGCCATCATAGGCTTCATGTGTGCCATGCAATCAATGTGAGGGCAGGAATAAAGGTGATATGGGAAAATGCTGACCAGACTTCATTGCTGGAGACAAAGTTCATACATTCACTGAGGGCTGGTGCAGAAATAGTATGGTGGACTGGGGAGCATGTGCCCCACCCctacccctccaccaccaccatcctttGCTATGGTcaaaataacagaaaaagaaatatagcATACAATAGGGCCAGCCAGAAAAAATAAGAGCAGTACATTTTATACCCTAGGGACATAAAAGTCACCCTAAACTCTGACTGCATTCTACAAACTGCCACACAAAATTATGTTATATGTGATAGTAGGCTGCCTATCCAATAGTAGAATGGAAATGTAAAACTCATTAGAGCATCCTGGgtaatttctttatttaaaaggtaATTAATTTATTATGGAGGTCTCTATTATGGAGGTCGCACAGAAGAGCAAAATATGGGCAAATGTTTCAAGCCTCCACCAGGCAGAAAGCCTCCTGTGTGAACTGAGAACCCACAGTTGTGGAAGGCATACAATTTCCCCCTCAAAAGGAGTGGGGGAAGTTCTCACAAATAGGCTTCCATTGGCATTTCCAGACAGcgggctttaccgtgggtttattgtgaggctttactgtgagtacAAATTTGGCCAAAAAACCCGAAACAaaaagtggtgtttttttaaccccagacataaatcagtgtatgttctaatgcacaatgaaaaccacgaattgtgtctggagtgctgtctgatagctcacagggacttgggcgtaaatctggctgatatgtgagcacacaccctccattccagagaagaagtgagctaaaagccccatctggaaatgctccatgtGATTATGTAGAGCAGCCTTTTTCACAAACCAGATTACTTGTGCAATGGAGGGGAGGAGCACGCTCTGTTCCTCCACCAGTTTCCAACGCTGGCCCTCCATGAATGTGTGAACCAGGGCAGATTTTGCGGCTTCTTCAGGGGACTCTTGCAGCATTCTGGTTGCGGGTGAGTCTCTGTGCAGGCCTTAGCTATCCTGTCATCTGCTATAGGAAGTATGAAGAGTGCTACAAGACTGGAATGACTCCTACTGTTGCTAACTTCCAATGCAAATCTTGCTCATTCATTATGTATTTAGACTTTGTCACACTGGAATGTGTAGTAAAGCTGCACAATATTTAAGGTTACTTCGTGAACAATGTAGCTGCTTTGGTTCATTTCATTAGCACTTGTTTAAGATAGCAAAGTTAATGTCCACAGATGTTTCGTTTTCTGCTGATAAGTTATCTTCGAGTCAATCCCTGTTATTCAATGAGTGTAATGTCTTGTGTGTCTGAATTCAATTGTCTGTAAAGGAATTAGTAAATGAGGGATAAAAATAAACCTCCAAGGAAAAATCTGATAGTCTTCTTGGCATTTGAATGATTACTACAAGCTTTTCCACAATTGCTTTATAAAGGTGCACACGACCAAAACTGTTGGTGGGAGGTAGGGCTGGCGGGAACCCACACACAACTCTCCCTCTTCAAATGCTGCTTACATTCTGGAAGCATTCTGCAAGAGCAGAAACATGTTACTGAGCATCAGAATACCAggcaatatttttaaattgttttaatttgtggcaTAGTTGGGACATAATGAACATGATATTGTTACACATCCTTTCTCCACCACTTCCAATCTCAGTAAGTTCCAGAcagatacataggaacataggaagctgccatatactgagtcagaccattggtctatctagctcagtattgtcttcacagactggcagtggcttctccaaggctgcaggcaggaatctctctcagccctatcttggagagggagggaacttgaaaccttctgctcttcccagaggagaatatcttactgtactttcacatgcaaccagggtggaccctgcttagctaaggggacgtcatgcttgctaccacaagaccagctcttctcttcagTGCTACTTAGATTCTGTCTTCCTTTTGGAGGTGTATATTCTTTGCAATACTTAATTTATTTACAAACATGTCAAGCATAAGATGGAGTTGAAATAGTAGGGCAGCAACATGTTACATCAGATGCCCAGAGAGCAAACCCTATATCCTTTGGTGCTTCAACTCATTGTCCAGGTTCTCAATTTCAGACTAACTCAGTGAGATTGTACACATGACCAAAAACACCGGGATCAGTGAGGGTTGGGAGGGAAGGCAgaacctaccttccctcacatGAGAAGGGCTCCATCTCTGCTTTGCCACACTGtttgcccacatgattaccaccACGATGAGCAGTGTGGCAAGCTGGAGCTGGCAAGAGCAAGGCCTGGCATCCCATAATACATtgcactgctcacacagtgcattgggggggaTGCCAGTGCTGGGATGCTCCTTCATCCCAGCTCTATGGTTGTGCTGGCGGCAGCCCACTCACCtacaccatcatcatcaccatcatgtttatttgcggtcatagaccaaaatttaaagcatacataataatacacatataatataataataatactatattCAAAGATCCAATATTGTCTCATCCTGATCAGCAGTTTCCAAtttacataatctggtttaccatctgttgtctaacattcttagctgcctcacagaatttAGCAGCTTtaattgttacttcctccttctgatctgagagcagataatTGATGTAGAATACATCTGTATGACCTGGGAAATCAGCCAGTAATGGGGAAATATAACGAGAttgtaagtccctataaaagaggCAGCGGAGTAGAATATGAAaaatagactcctgttctccagaaccGCAACGGCATAAtctctgctcttttggtatccctttaaatttaccttctagttcaactgaaggtagcacattaaatctggccagtgtaaacatcctgcgatacttAGTAATCGTAACCTTATCcaagtaattcgcaggtttagtattatacatttgtaatccCAGAAAAACTTCTTTGGAGATTAGAGATCGATcaatctgcatttccatatcCTAGATCCACTGCTTTAGTATCAGTCTTGCACGGgagaaacccatttctaatagaacatccagactaaagccatataaacttatttgagGGGACACTCACCTACACAAACAGGTAGTGGGGTAGGAGGTGTGTACACATTCTCCAACATCAATTTTAGTCCAGGTTAAGAAtttgggctacccagcagggcaacTCCAGGATCGAGATCGATCCTGGTGTGCCACAAGACCAGGCATGGCAGGTCATTTGAATGGCCCCTGTCTGTCTGTCCTAACCAGAACCTACTCTTTCTTTTCACTGAATACTCACATAcctgggggaaaggaaagattaaTCCCTTTCCATTCTCACATCTGGCCCTTCCATCAGATGGAAAAGATACCAGCTTGCAAAGCTCTTAAAAGCTTCTTCTATCATGGCGCTTCAGGGCCATTAATGTCCCATTCAGAAACATCCTCTGGCTTCCTAGACTATTAGCCACCGATCAACCTAATAAAAGGCCCGGCCAGCTAACATGCATAACTACAAATGTGCCACAAaatgaagcttccttatactaaGGTAAATGATTAGTCTTCTTTGACTGACCAAGACCTGATTTCTTTATGACCCTGCTATATAAGAGTGAACCTGTGACCTTTTGTATACAAAGtgtgtgctctgtcactgagctaaggACCCTCTCCATATTTGGAAACCCGGTGATACAGATGATATGGTTTTGCCATTTCCCAAGCCAGCATGGCCAGAAGTACACCATGGGTGTGGGAAGTAACCATATCAGGACTGTGTTCATTTCAAATTCTACTAGTGCAGCATGCTGAAATGGGATCAGCACAGTTTCTCCAGACCCAAGAGAGTAGGGATCTGCaaaacaatttgggtacaaaatgatttgtacccagatcTGGCTGGTTTGGGTGATTtgcagacaaaacaaatcacccctttcctcaattgcccagatttgagtacaaaacaaatcacctcagattcggacccaaaaatttcacatttggacctccattttgtggccaaagtgggttgggtggtagtgtccaatgggtgaaagctaccaaacaaatttcaaagaaattgggcaaaggggttatatttaaagaatttttttaaattggcatgtatttaagcttttttccatagggaataatggggatttcagcagccttatagctccccgtggggggcaccagggtggtccagagcaagttgtgttgggtgatagtgcccaatgagtgcacAAAACATTCAGCACAagacaagggcagattctatatcggggtaggcaaccttggctctccagctgttgttgaactccaacTCACATTTACAGCTGAACAGCCAAGGTTGCCTTTCTCTGCTCTATAGAGCTCCTTCTCTCATTTTGCTGAATGCATCGAGATTGGTGGAACAGGACCAGTGAAAGGACAGGCGATGGGAATGAGGGCAGCTGTGATCACACTGCTCCACATGTTGAATATGTAGATAAAGAGCAAAAACAGGGCTATAGTAATCTGAAGAAAGATTTAGTTACAGCTGAAACTGCTCAGTGTGACCAGTATTTTATCCATTCTTTATATTTCTGGCTATATTTtattaaatactttaaaaaaaacactaatGTTTCCCCCCACTAAAAGATGTAGTAGCAGAAAGCTTCCTTCAATAACTCCTTGCCTTCTAAGATTAGTAATAATAGCACTAGGTTTAGCAATTGTATTACAAAGGGATGCTATTGCTCTTATAAGAGATATGACGTGTTACTATTTTGGGGTTGCTTTGCCCTTCGTACTGAATTGTACCTACTATTTCACTGCCCAACCTATGTTTATGAAAACTATTTTTGAGTAATTTTGTATTTTCAGATTTTACCTAACTTATTTTGTTCCGTTTAATGTAGTGCGGGCATGACTCAGAACTCTCTGGTGTTATTCTTTGCTAACTCTCGCTTGTCCAAATATATCAGTTCCAGCACAACCTTGTTGTTACTTATCAAGTGCCTCCCCACCAACTGCTTTCATGAGATTTTCCATTTGTTCCAAGTAAGAAGATAGGAAGAAAAGTGCTGAGAAATGATAGTCTGTGCTGGATAATGAGAACACACATAACCTTGGAGGCAAACTGTCAAGTTTCCCTTATTGCTAAAGGAACTTTAGTATACGTTAACAAATCCAGATATCGCCCCTGAGCAGGCCAACTTTTATGACAACCATTCCCAAATACAGCAATATAAAAGTTTTATTAGGCAGGATATAAGTGTCAAGCAATATACATTTAATACATTAGAACGAAATACAGCATATTACAAGCCACATTATAGGTTCATCTAAATCCAGTATTTTTAGCAATGAAATTTTCTGTTCACTGAATTGTACATTAAATGCATTAAACAGCTTATTACTACATTTATGCACAGATTTTGACTAGACAAGCAGAACACATTAGAAATAGCTGAACATATATTCTCTACCTTCCCCCACCAATTCAAGAAAGTAGTTCTCTATAGGAGACACTTCTCCAGTCTGGTGAGCTCTCAAGAAGGAAGAATAGGCAGTATAGCTTCTTAAGCCCTGGAAGCAAAACAGAAGAACTGTTCAAGAGCTGTGGCTGCTACTCAGCTTCCCTTGAAGCATATGCATTTTGCAAATGGCAGGGCATAATCACAATATTTTGTTCTTGTAAAATCATGATATTTCATCACTGCATCCCTCCTGAAATGATCCTTGGTAATCTCTGCATACAAGTTCGTCTGCATAAGCACCTGTACTTCTGACTCTCCCATCATTATAGCCGAGTTTTCTGGACACCCTGGGAAAGAAGAAGATAATCTTATACACAACACATGTTAGAGAATTAGCAGTAACTCCAGTGCCAACATTCAAATATGCACAGTCAAATGAGCTCTTCCACTTGGAGCCCAGAATCGATGCCCTAGAAATAAGATATTTTTTCCCTAATAGTCTCAACCCCACCGCCATCCGTAGTACATTGATGAATTAGTGAATAGCcagaacatttaaaaaatgagataTTCTATTATGCATCACACAACAGAAGTCACACCACAAGCATATAAAAGCTAATAGGTTTAACAACTATTACAACACCACATTGTAACATTCTAATTTTCAAAGCCTGGCACAAATTCTAACTGGTGCCAGAGCAAAAGAATGCTATGCGTTTTGTGATTTTAGGTTCCTTGACATTCATTAACTGCACTGTTTCAGCTGTAATAGACAGAGCTGATTGTATCCAGAGCAGCATTACCCATTTTGATCCATCACCTAAATAATGTATAAAGCAGCCATGTTCAAACCAATAGTAGTGCTCATAATTCACTTTCTGTTGTAGGTAGGAGCATCTCCTCTATTTCCAGATTTCAACCTTGCCCTTCTGGGCACTGCCACTAAGACCAGGTCTCCAGATAAAAAAGCAGCATCACTACAGGGGGAAGTATACTTGGTCGTTTCTGGCAACATTCTCTCAGATTAAAGTATAATTTATGCAGAATGAGAATGTTGATCTATTCCAAGTAAATGTTTGTGCTCCAACACTACAAGAATTGTAGCTTGGTTGTTGTGTAAGAGAGGAAGCCATCATGATAGCAACTGCAAAAACAtttgaggtttaaaaaaaatctg of the Hemicordylus capensis ecotype Gifberg chromosome 3, rHemCap1.1.pri, whole genome shotgun sequence genome contains:
- the LOC128351142 gene encoding T-cell receptor-associated transmembrane adapter 1 isoform X1, producing MHTVCVNIKYKYKALHCLELIIYLFFKIGVNISVTEMRDCLYLGIPLALVTTVMIISLVKNILYYLKEKKQKGKNFENYQDYSPSNGEVYTEECPVYDNLNHHQEILNESCYEQMSAHPQTPTHEIQPPVERQMCYASLDHSVKRKQKNLRKKKYPTVEVEDQLPRSSSMPFDSCIYLNSEQLNAENKASEDNTHDDPQRPFGLIHATSDVNF
- the LOC128351142 gene encoding T-cell receptor-associated transmembrane adapter 1 isoform X2, whose protein sequence is MRDCLYLGIPLALVTTVMIISLVKNILYYLKEKKQKGKNFENYQDYSPSNGEVYTEECPVYDNLNHHQEILNESCYEQMSAHPQTPTHEIQPPVERQMCYASLDHSVKRKQKNLRKKKYPTVEVEDQLPRSSSMPFDSCIYLNSEQLNAENKASEDNTHDDPQRPFGLIHATSDVNF